The following proteins are co-located in the Pedobacter frigiditerrae genome:
- a CDS encoding DeoR/GlpR family DNA-binding transcription regulator → MMNLAERHQFILNRIQKDQYINVVELCKELKVSSVTIRKDLKLLEEKNLLFRTHGGATVNNPYTVDRPVNEKEKIQSTEKNKIGASAAKLLKENDSIVVASGTTLLYFARNIPSGLNLTVVTSALNIALELMSEPAVEVIQLGGLLRKSSSSVMGAYAEQVLQDFYFNTLFLGVDGIDLDYGLTTTNAMEAHLNKKMINVAQKTVVLADSTKFGKRGFGKICGLEDIDHIITDKGVSQQIINHLEALGVTVTIV, encoded by the coding sequence ATGATGAACTTAGCCGAAAGGCATCAATTTATACTTAACAGAATACAAAAGGACCAGTATATAAATGTAGTAGAGCTTTGTAAGGAGCTTAAAGTATCTTCTGTAACTATTAGGAAGGATTTAAAACTGCTGGAAGAGAAGAACTTGTTGTTTAGAACTCATGGTGGAGCAACAGTTAATAATCCATATACAGTAGACCGACCGGTAAATGAAAAAGAGAAAATACAGTCTACAGAAAAGAACAAAATAGGTGCCTCTGCTGCTAAATTGCTAAAGGAGAACGATTCTATTGTAGTTGCCTCAGGCACGACACTCTTGTATTTTGCAAGAAATATACCGTCAGGATTAAATTTAACCGTAGTAACTTCTGCGCTTAATATTGCATTAGAATTGATGAGTGAACCCGCTGTTGAGGTTATACAGTTGGGTGGCTTATTGCGTAAAAGCTCCTCTTCTGTAATGGGGGCCTATGCAGAACAAGTGCTCCAGGACTTTTATTTCAATACACTGTTCTTGGGTGTTGATGGGATTGATTTGGATTATGGGCTGACTACAACAAACGCAATGGAAGCGCATTTAAATAAGAAAATGATTAATGTTGCTCAAAAAACGGTCGTTCTAGCTGACTCTACAAAATTTGGAAAACGAGGTTTTGGTAAAATATGTGGGCTTGAGGATATTGATCATATCATAACAGACAAAGGTGTTTCGCAACAAATTATAAATCATTTAGAAGCTTTGGGCGTTACAGTTACTATTGTTTAA